The genomic DNA ACCTGCACCGCCCGCTGGTCCCGGCCATCCTCGACGCGCTGGAACCGGGCGGCCTTCTCCTTTATGAGACCTTCGCCCTGGGCAACGCCCGCTTCGGCCGCCCCGCCTCCCCTGCCTTCCTGCTGCGCAGCGGCGAGCTTCTGGAACTGGCGCGCGGGCGTCTCCAGGTCGTCGCCTACGAGCATGGCGAGGTCGCCTCGCCCAAGGCCGCCGTGATGCAGCGGCTGTGCGCGGTCAGGGACCTGGAGGCCGGACACGGCCTGGACGGCGACCCGGAGCCCCACCCCCTGCCGGCCTGACGGCCGCTTCCCGCGAACATTACAAATCATTCAACATCTGTTCATATGAATTGACGCTTGGGGATGGGGTGGTTAGGGTCCGCCCGCGTTTTTGGGGAGTAACCGTCCTTCGCCACGCCGCGAAGGAGCCTGCGTCAACAGACTCGGTCCGGGCGACCGTGGCGCAGACGGCACCGGCGAGGCCGGGCTTGGTGAGACCAACGGCGCGACGTCCCGGAGGGCCATGGGACCGTCGCGCCGTCGGTCCGTCTTGGCCCGAAGGATTCCCGGTTTGACCGCAACCACCCTTCTGCTGCTCGGCTTCAGCCTGTCGGTGGACGCCTTTGCCGCCGCCATCGGCAAGGGCGCGGCGAGCGAGCGCGCGCGTCTGGTCGACGCGCTCCGCGTCGGCGCCTATTTCGGTTTCTTCGAAGCGATCACCCCGGCGCTGGGCTGGATGGTCGGCGTCGCCGTCAGCGCCTGGATCGCCAGCGTCGACCACTGGGTCGCCTTCGGCCTGCTCGCCCTGGTCGGCGGCAACATGATCCGCCAGGGCCTGAGGCCGGAGACCGCGCCGCAATCCGGGGAACAGCCGGCGCGCAAGAGCCAGCTCGGCCCGATGCAGCTCGTCCTCACCGCGCTGGCGACCAGCATCGACGCCAGCGCGGTCGGCGTCAGCCTCGCCGTCGTCGACGTGAACATCGTCCAGGCCTGCGTCGTCATCGGTCTGGTGACCGCGGTCATGGCGTTCGGCGGCGTGCTGATCGGGCGCAAGGCCGGCCCGCTGCTCGGCCGCAAGGCGGAGATTCTCGGCGGCCTCGCCCTGCTCGGCATCGGCACCAAGATCCTGGTCGAACACACGCTGTTCTGACCCCTTCCCGGTGCCGTCCGAACCGTATCAGAAGCCGACCCGCTCCAGCGTGAAGGTCCGGTCGTGGGTCAGGGCCGGCACCATGCGGCGGGCCTCCTCGACGCGGGCCATGTCCAATTCCGCCAGGACGAAGCCCACCGCCTCCTCGGCGTCGGCCAGCACCTCGCCCCAGGGCGCGACGATCAGGGAATGGCCGTAGGTCAGCCGTCCCTGGTCGTGGGTGCCGGTCTGGGCCGGGGCCAGGACGAAGCAGCCCGTCTCGATGGCGCGGGCGCGCAGCAGCGTATGCCAGTGCGCCCGCCCGGTCGGCACGGTGAAGGCGGCCGGCACCGTCAGGATCGACGCCCCCGCCTGGGCCAGCGCCCGGTAGAGATAGGCGAAGCGCAGGTCGTAGCAGACGGTCATCCCCACCCCGCCCCATGGGGTAGCCGCCAGGACCGCACGGTCACCGGGCCGGAAGGTCGCGGATTCGCGGTAGCTCTCCCCGCCCTTCAGGTCGACGTCGAACATGTGGAGCTTGTCGTAATGCGCGACGGCCCGCCCCTCGGCGTCGAACAGGTAGCTGCGGTTGGCCACCCGCCCGTCGTCGAGCAGGACGCCCAGCGTCCCGGCAAGCAGCCAGACCCCGGTTTCCCGCGCCAGATCGGCGAAGAAGGGGATCGCCGGATGCTCGTCCGCCGGCTTCACCCGCTCCAGCACCTTGGCGCGGCCCTGGACGATCATGCTGACATTCTCGGGCAGGGCGATGAAGTCCGCCCCGGCGTCGCGCGCCCGGCGGACCAGATCGCCCGCCGCCTGAAGGTTCGGAAGGATTTCCGTGCCCGCGTTGACCTGGATGCAGGCGGCCTTCAGGACGCCGCTCATCCCCCGATTCCCAGGATCGGGTCGAGCTTGCCGGCGCGGTCCAGCGCGTGGATGTCGTCGGAGCCGCCGTAGGGCTTGCCGTCGATGAAGACCTGCGGCACGGTCATGCGCCCCTCGGCCCGCTGCACCATCTCCTCGCGGCGGCCCGGCTGCATGTAGAGGTCGATCTCCTCGTACGCCACCCCCTTGCTGTCGAGCAGACGCTTGGCGCGCGAGCAGTAGGGGCAGAAGGGCGTGGTGTAGATGACGACGTCGGCCATGCGGAGGGCTCCTTGGCTGTTTTGAACGGTTATAAGATCAACCGCCGCACCACGCCACCCGTTACGTTTTCATGGCTCACACTCACGGCTCACGTCTTGACGACGCGCGCCAGGGTCAGCGCGTCCACCCGCTCCGCCCCGGCGCGCAGCAGCACCCGCGCGCATTCCGACAGGGTGGCCCCGGTGGTCAGCACGTCGTCGACCAGGACGATCCGTTTGCCGGCCACCCGCGGCTCCAGCCCCGGCCGGACCGCGAAGGCCCCCTTGACGTTCCGTCGCCGCCCCGAACGGTCGAGCCCGCCCTGCGACGGGGTGGACCGACGGCGGATCAGCATGTCGGGAATCACCGGGCGACCGGCCTGCCGGCCCGCCGCCTGGGCGAGCAGGGCCGCCTGGTTGTAGCGGCGTCGGAACAGCCGCAGGCGGTGCAGCGGCACCGGGGCCAGCAGGTCGGCGTCGGCCAACAGTTCGGCTCCGGCGCGGGCCATCCAGCCGCCGTAAGCCGCGGCGGCGTGGACGCGGTCGCCATGCTTGAAGCCGAGGACCAGCGGGCGGCTGCCGTCGTCGTAGGCCAGGACGGCGCGGGCGCGGGCGAAGACCGGCGGCTCGGCGATGCAGGCGCCGCACAGCGGCTCCCCCTCCAGCGCGAAGTCGAAGGGCGTGCCGCAACAGGCGCAGAGCGGTGGCGCGATGAAGGTCAGGCCGCTCCAGCACGGGGCGCAGAGGCCGCCCTGCCGATCCACCGAACCGCCGCAGCACAGGCAGCGCGGCGGCAGCAGCGTGTCGAGGGCACCCGCCAGGACCCTGGTCGCCAGCCGCTGCGCAAGGGTCATGGCGGCGCGCCCCTCAGTTCAGACCGGCGATGCGGTCGAAGATGACGAAGGTGTAGTCGCGCAACGCGATGTAGATGGCCGGCCCGGTGATGAACAGGATGGCCAGCGTCGCGAAGATCTTGAGGTCCTGCTGCAGCGTCGATTCGTTGATGTTGGTCGCCTGTTGGAAGATGGTCAGCAGCATGCCGAGCACCGTGGTGACGACGAGGACCGGGGTGGTGATCTTGATGATGACGATCAGCGCCTCATAGGTGGCGCCGATGGCTTCCTCGATGCCCATGGCCAAGCTCCAGCGACGTTCGGCGCCGACCATAGCATGATGGCGCCCTTTCGCCGATGGTTGTAGCCCGCCGGGGCTGGGCTATATTGCGGGCATGACCACGCCCGACAGCATGACCGTCTTCGACCGCGCGCTCGTCCGCCGCCGCCGCGACCGCGCCGTCCCCGCCTTCGCCGAACACGCCTTCCTGTTCGAAGAGGTGGCCGAACGCCTCGTCGACCGGCTGGAGGATGTGGCCCGGCCCTTTCCCACCGTGCTCGACCTCGGCGCCCATGATGGGGTGATGGGGCGGACGCTGCGCGGGCGCAAGGGCGTCGAGACGCTGGTCGCCTGCGACCTCGCCCCCGGCTTCGCCCGGCGGGCCGGTCCGCTGGCCGTCGCCGCCGACGAGGAGCTTCTGCCCTTCGTGCCGGAGACCTTCGACCTCGTGGTCAGCAACCTCAGCCTCCACTGGGTCAACGACCTGCCGGGCGCGCTGGTCCAGGTGCGGCAGGCGCTGAAGCCCGACGGCTTCTTCTGCGCGGCCATGCTGGGCGGGGAAACGCTGCTGGAGCTGCGCCGCTGCCTGTACGAGGCGGAGATGGAGGTGGCCGGCGGCGTGTCGCCCCGCGTGTCGCCCTTCGCGGAGATTCGCGACGTCGGCGGGCTGATGCAGCGCGCCGGCTTCGCCCTGCCGGTGGTGGACAGCGACGTCATCACCGTCACCTACAGCGACGCCTTCCGCCTGATGCGCGACCTGCGCGGCATGGGCGAGACCAACGCCGTCCTGGCCCGCCGCAAGGTGCCGGCCACCCGCGCCCTGCTGTTCGACGCCGCCCGCCGCTACGCCGAGCGCTACGCCGAGCCGGACGGGCGCATCGAGGCGACCTTCCAGATCCTTTACCTCGCCGGCTGGTCGCCGCACGAGAGCCAGCAACAGCCGCTCAAGCCCGGCTGCGGCGAGGTTCCGCTGGGCGAGGCGCTGAAGGGATCGGCGGAAAAGCTCCGGTAATCCGGAGCGGGACGGCGTTCACCCGATCATCCGGATCGCCATCCAGCCGAGCACTCCGGCGTTCACCACCATGATGACCGGCGCCGCCCGCGCCACCGCGGAGCGCCAGGTGCGCCCCGCCAGATGCCCGGCGAGGCCGACCGCCAGCAGGCTCGGCAGCGTGCCCAGCGCGAAGGCCGCCATGCCCAGCGCCCCGGTCAGCGCGCTGCCGCTGGCCGCGGCCACCGCCACGGCGCCATAGAGAAGGCCGCAGGGAATGAAGCCGAGCGCCAGCCCCAGCCCGTAGCCGCGCCAGCCCGTGGGGTTGCCGAACAGGGGGCGGGCCAGCCGGGACACCCGGTCGCCCCACCAGCGCTGCACCGCGCCGTCGAGCTTCGGCACCCAGGCGGTCAGCCCCTTCACCGCATAGCCGAGGAAGAACAGCGCCGCGAAGGCCAGAAGCGCCACCGACAGCCATTTCAAACCCGGCAGCGCCCCGACATGGCCGGCGACCGCCGCCGCCGCCGCGCCGATCAGCGTGTAGGTGGTGCCGCGCCCCAGATGGTAGGGCAGCACCGCCGCCCCGGCCAGCCGGTGGAACTCGCTCATGCGCGAGGCCGGGACCTGCTCCAGCCGGGCGGTGACCTGGGCCAGCACGAAGGGTCCGCACATGCCCGCGCAATGGGTCGATCCCCCGACCAGCCCCGCGGTCAGCAGCGCGACCAGCAGCCCGCCGTCGCGGTCGATCACGACGGCGCACTGGTTGAGGCCGGCGTCGAGAAGCGTCAGGGCCGAGTGGGCGTCCAAGGCGGACCTCCGGTTGGAAGACCGCCCGTGTATAGGGGAAGCCCGCCGCGAAGGCCATGACCTGAGTCAACAGGCTCCGGACGCCGCCCCGCTCACCCCTCGGAACCGGACTGCGGCACCTCGTGCACCTCCACAGGCTGGGCGGCGTGGCGGTTCATGATCTCCAGCGCCTGCTGCTCGCGCCCGGCGTCGGCCAGATTGACCCACAGCAGGATGCCGCCCTTGTCGAGGTGCTGGAGCATCGGCTCGTTGCGCTTGTCGGTCAGCCAGTTCGACATGACCGAGCCCATGGCGCCGCCGCCCACCCCCGCCGCCGCCGCCGCGGCCGCCGCGGCCAGGGCCGTGCCGCCGGTCGCCAGGACGGCCCCGGTCGCCAAAATCGCCCCGACATAGGCGGGGAACCCGACCGCCACGCCCTTCACGCTGCCGACATCCTCCGGCGAGACGTAGGACTGGCGCGGCGCGTCGGGGTCGTGGGCGAGGTCCTCCGCCCGCTGCGGCACATGGCCGAGATGGTCGCGGATGGTCTCATCGTTGGCGAGCACGCTCAGCTCATGGCGCTGGAAGCCGGCCAGGGTCAGCTCGTCGACGACCTTCTGCAGGGCGTCGCGGCTGGCGAAGATGCCCACGGCCTCGCGCACGGCGCCGCGCAGATGGCTGCCGGAGCGGTTCGCGTTCACATCGTTCTCGAAGGTCATGGCGGTCTTCCCCTGTTGCGCTTCCCGGTTGAGCTTCAACCATGGGCGCGGAGCGGAGGTTCCCGCCGGGACACCGGGCGGCGTCAGGGCGTTCCCGCGGCGGCGGGCGGGGTCACCACGCCGCGCGGCTCCGGCATGGTGCCGAGGAACCACCACAGGCCCAGCGCGATCAGCGCGGCCTTCACCGCCAGGAACAGGGCGATGTGGCGGGCGAGCGGGTTGCGGACCATGGGCGGCTCCATTGCAGCGGGTCTCCGTCGCCAAACCGGGCCAAACTGGATAGTATCCCCAGCCGAAAGACGGATCACACACGGATCGCACAAAAGGACGCGCCATGAAACGGTTGCTGATGCTCAGCCTGCTGGCCCTCGGCCTGACCGCCCCCATCGCCGCGCCGGCCCTGGCCCAGATCAACCTTCTGGAAGGCCCCTCCATGGTCAAGGCGGTGACGTCCAACGACGCCAGCGCGCTGCGGCTGCTGCTGCTGAAGGGCGAGAACCCGAATCAGGTCGACGCCAGCGGGCGTCCCGTCCTGCTGCTGGCCATCGGCAACGGCCATCCCGAGCTGGTGCGGCTGCTGCTGGACGGCGGGGCCAACCCCAACCGCGCCGACAAGGCCGGCAACACCCCGCTGCATTACGCGGTGGAGGCCGACACGCCGGAGGCGGTGGACCTTCTGCTGACCAAGGGCGCCAAGGTCGACCAGGACAACCGCCAGGGCATCACCCCGCTGATGACCGCGGCGCGCTTCGGCCGCGTCGATCTGGTGGAGCGGCTGCTGAAGGCCGGGGCACAGGCCGACCGCACCGATTTCACGGGCCGCACGACGCTGAGCTGGGCGCAGGACAGCCGCAATGCCCGCGTGGCGAACCTGCTGCGTCAGGCCGGAGCGCGCTGAGGCCGCGATGGGCGACGCCCTGCTCACCTCCGTCCTCGGCGCCGCCCCCCTGAACGGTCCGGGGCCGCTGTTCCTGCTGCTGCTGGCCCTGGCCATCGACGCCGCCGCCGGCGACTGGATCGGGCGCGTCCTGCCCGACCCGGCGGCGCTGGCGCAACGCGTCTGCGCCTGGGCCGACCGGCGGCTGAACCGGGTGGAGCGCGGCAAGACCGCCCGCCTGCTGCGCGGTGCGCTGGTCGTGCTGGCGCTCGTGCTGGCCGCCGTCGCCGTCGGGCTGATCGTCGAGCGGATCGGCGCGCAGAGCCGCGGCTGGCTGCTGGAGCTTGCGGTGATCCTCGCCGCCCTGCGCGGGCGCAGCGCCTGGGCGCGGGTGCGGGCGGTGCGCCGCGCCCTGGACAAGGGCGGCGTCGCCCCGGCGCGGGAGGCCGTCGCCCCCCTCACCCGCCGTCACGCCTTCAGCCTGGACGAGCACGGCATCGCCCGCGCCGCCATCGAGGCCGCCGCCAAGGGCTTCGCCCGCAAGCTGGTGGCGCCGGTCTTCGGCTACGCCCTGCTGGGCGTGCCCGGCCTGCTGGTCTGGGCGGTGGTGGACGGCGCCGACACCGCGCTGGGCCACGCCGGCGTGCGGCACGAGCGTTTCGGCCAGACCGCGGCGCGGCTGGACGACGCGCTGAACGCCATCCCGGCGCGGCTGGCCGCGCTTCTCCTGGCGCTGGCCGCGCCCTTCGCCGGGGCGAAGGCCGGCGGCGCCTTCCGCACAATGATGCGGGACGGCGCTAAGGCGGCCTCCCTCAACATGGGCTGGCCGACCGCCGCCATGGCCGGCGCGCTGGGTCTGGCGCTGGGCGGGCCGCACCGCGACGGCGGCGTGGTCATCACCGAGCCGTGGATCGGCGAGGGCCGCGCCCGCGCCACCGCCGCCGACATCGGGCGGGCGCTGGCGGTCTACGCCGTGGCCGGGTTGATCCTGGCTTTGCTGGTGGCGCTGCTGCTGTGGGGGATCGCGGGCCTGTAAAGCGCGGGTGTGGGGGACAAGACTTCACACGGATTACACGGACGATTTCACGGATTACACGGATTACACGGATTACACGGATTACACGGATTTTTGTTTATCCGCTTACCGCCACCACTGGTGATTCGCGCAAGAGAAACAGATTTCCAATATTTATTATTCAAAAAAATTCGTGAAACCCGTGCGTCGATCCGTGAAATCCGTGTGAAGTCTTGCCCGCCACACTTCGACCCGACCAAGAAAAAAGGCGCGGCCCCGAAGGACCGCGCCTTTTTCACGTCAGCGGCGAACCGCTGTTACCACTTGGACGCCCGGTGCGCCGGCTTGCCGCCCTGGGAGTCGCGGCGGGCGTGGCCGCCGTGCTCGTTGCGGGCATGGTCGCTGCGGCCATGCTCGTTGCGGTTCATCGGACGGCCCTGCGGACGGCCACCCGGGGCGCCGTTCGGCTTGCCGCCCTCGGCACCGCCGTTGGCGTTGCGCACCCACGGCTTCTTGTTGTAACCGCCGCCGTTGCCGCCACCCGGACGGCCACCCGGACGACCCGCCGGACGGCCACCGCCGCCGGTCTGGAACGGACGCTGCGGCTCCAGACCCGGAACGACATGGATGTCGAGACGGGTGCCGGTGTAGCGCTCGATCCGGAACAGGGCGTCGCGGTCGGCGCGGGCGGCGAAGGAAACCGCCACGCCCGAGGCGCCCGCACGGCCCGTGCGGCCGATGCGGTGGACATAGTCCTCCGCCGAGCGCGGCAGGTCGAAGTTGATGACGTGGGTGATGTCGCGCACGTCGATGCCGCGCGCCGCCACGTCGGTCGCCACCAGCAGGCGGACCTGGCCGGTGCGCAGGCGCTGGAGCGTGCGGTTGCGCTTGAACTGGTCCATGTCGCCGTGCAGGGCGGCGGCGGCGTGGCCGGCGTCGCTCAGTTCCTCGGCCAGCGCATCGGCGTCGCGCTTGGTGGCGGCGAAGATGATCGCCTTGCCGACCTCGGGCAGGTCCGCGAAATGCTTCAGCAGGCGGCGCTTGTGGTCCATGTCATCGGCATGGTGCAGGCGCTGCTCGACGTTCACCGCGGTGGTGGCGCTTTCCACGGCGACGCGCACCGGGTTGCGCAGCAGGTTGCCGGCGAGCTGGGCCATGCGGCGGTCCAGCGTGGCGGTGAACAGCAGCGTCTGGCGGTTGTCCGGGCAGCACTTGGCGATGGTTTCCACATCGTCCAGGAAGCCCATGTCCAGCATGCGGTCCGCCTCGTCCAGGATCAGCACCTCGACGGCGCTGAGGTCGATGCGGTTGCGCGACACATGGTCGAGCAGGCGGCCCGGCGTGGCGACCATCACGTCCACGGCGCGCGACAGCAGGCGCAACTGGTCGCGGTAGGGCATGCCGCCGACGACGTCCACGATGTTGTACTTCATGAACTTGGCGTACTTGCGGGCGGCGTCGGTGACCTGCTTGGCCAGCTCGCGGGTCGGGGCGAGAACCAGCACGCGCGGAGCGGCCACGCCGAGGCGCGGCAGGTCGATGGTGCGGGTCAGCGCCGGCAGCATGAAGGCGGCGGTCTTACCCGTGCCCGTCTCGGCAGTCGCCAGAATGTCGCGGCCTTCCAGGGCCGGCGGAATCGCCTCGGCCTGGACCGGGGTCGGGGTGTTGTATTCGAACGCTTCCAGCGCCTTCACGACGAGCGGGTGGACGCCCAGCCCGGCGAAGGCGTTCGGGGTAACGGTGTCAGTCACGGTCGCGTCGGCGGCGGCAACCTCGGTGACGGCGGTCTCGACGACAGAAGTCTCGGCGACGGCGGTCTCGACAACGAGGGCGTCGGCGGCGGTCATTTCAATGGACGACAAGTAGGGTAACCTTTCCTCAGGACCAAGACGGCGCACGGCCGCCGCACCAGGATGGTGAGCGGTGGAACGCCGGCGTTTTCGCCGGGAGGAGGTCGGAAGAGGGAGAGGCGTCTGTCCGAAGCAACGGGCGACCGGGTCCCAAGGAAGGCCGTCCCGCAATATCAAAGCGCGTCTCGCTCAAGAGACGCGCGAGCCTCCAGCGATCAAGACGCCTTACATAATGGGTTGCGCTGCACAATCCAAGAAGATTCTTTCACGCCCCCGGTCGAGTCGTGTCCCCCGGGGCGGGTGCCTGCCGTGCGCGCAGCGCATCCCGGATCTCCTCCAGCAAAACCTCCTGGCGGGGCGGCGCCTTCGGCTTGGAATCCTGGAGGAAATGCAGGCGGTTGACCTGCCGCACGATGAGGAACAGCGCGCCCGCCACGATGAAGAAGTTGATGAGCGCGTTGATGAAGCGGCCGTAGTTGATGGTCGCCGCCCCCGCCGCCTCCGCCGCGGCGAGGCTCTCGTAATGGCCGCCGGACAGGTTGAGGAAGTAGTTGGAGAAGTCGATCCCGCCCATGATCCAGCCGATGGGCGGCATCAGCATGTCCCTGACCAGCGAATTGACGATGCCGGTGAAGGCCGCGCCGATGATGATGCCGACGGCCAGTTCCACGACGTTGCCGCGGCTGATGAAGGTCTTGAATTCCTGCAACATGGCTGCGCTCCCGCTTTTGATGGGAAGAACGCCACAGCCCAGCCGAAGTTTCCAGGGCCGCAAAAAGGAAAGGGGCCGGACCTTGCGGCCCGGCCCCGTCCGGAACATCCCCCTCCGGAATGTCCCCGGCGGCGTTCTTCGCGGCGGCGCTTAGCCGACCTTGCCGTGGCAGTGCTTGTACTTCTGGCCCGAGCCGCAGGGGCAGGGCGCGTTGCGCGGCGTGTTCGCCCAGGCGTTGGGGTCGGCCCCCGGCACCACCGAGGCGGCGGCCTCGCGACGGACCATCCCGGCGGGCAGCGGCGCATCGGCCGGCGGGTAGCCCTGGGCGGCCCCGGCTCCCGCTTCGGCCATCGCCAGCGCCGGGTCGTCGCGGCCCTCGTGCATCTCCTGCGGCGGACGGGCGTACAGCTCTTCCGGCTGCGGGGCGATGCGGATCTCGACATGCATCAGCACGGCGGTCACCTGCTCACGCAGGGTCGACAGCATGGTCTCGAACAGCTCGAAGGCTTCCCGCTTGTACTCGTTCAGCGGGTCCTTCTGGGCATAGGCGCGCAGGGAAATGCCCTGACGGAGATGATCGAGCTGGAGCAGGTGATCCTTCCATTCCTGGTCGAGGATCTGCAGCAGCAGGCTCTTCTCCACATGGCGCATCGTGTCGGCGCCATAAGTCTCCACCTTCTCCGCGTATTTGCGGTCGGCGGCCTCGCGGACGCGCTCCTCGATCTCCGGCTCGGCGATGCCCTCTTCCTTGGCCCAGTCGGCCACCGGCAGGTCCATGCCCAGGAGGCGGTTCACCTCCTCGTGCAGGCCGGCGATGTCCCAGGCCTCGGAGTAGGAGTTCGGCGGGATCGCCTTGTTGACCATGTTGGAAACGACCTGATGGCGCATCTCCAGGACGGTCTCGGCGATGTCCTCGGTGTCCATGATCTCGCGACGCTGCTCATAGACGACCTTGCGCTGGTCGTTCATGACGTTGTCGAACTTGAGCAGGTTCTTGCGGACCTCGAAATGGTGGGCCTCGACCTTGGTCTGGGCCTTCTCCAGCGCCTTGTTGATCCAGGGGTGGATGATCGCCTCCCCCTCCTTCAGGCCCAGGCGCTGGAGCATGCCGTCCATGCGCTCCGACCCGAAGATGCGCATCAGGTCGTCGTCCAGCGACAGGAAGAACTTGGAGGCGCCCGGATCGCCCTGGCGGCCCGAACGGCCGCGCAGCTGGTTGTCGATGCGGCGGCTCTCGTGCCGCTCCGTGCCGACGACGTAGAGACCGCCGGCCTGCTTGACCAGCTCGCGCGCCTCGGCCACCTCGGCCTCGATCTGCTTGATCTTGGCGTCGCGCTCCGGCCCGTCCGGCAGGTTGGCCAGCTCCATCTGGATGCGCATCTCGACGTTGCCGCCGAGCTGGATGTCGGTGCCGCGGCCGGCCATGTTGGTGGCGACCGTGACGGCGCCCGGACGGCCCGCCTGCGCGACGATGTAGGCTTCCTGCTCGTGGTGGCGGGCGTTCAGCACGTTGTGCGGAATGCTGCGCTTCTTCAGCAGCTCGGCGATCAGCTCCGACTTCTCGATGGAGGTGGTGCCGACCAGCACCGGCTGCTGGCGCTTGCGGGCGTCCTCGATCAGGTCGATGATCGCGTCGTATTTCTCCGACGCCTTGCGGTAGACCTCGTCGTCCATGTCCTTGCGCTGGACCGGCACGTTGGTCGGCATGTCAACGACCTCAAGGCCGTAGATCTCCGCGAACTCCGCCGCCTCGGTCATCGCCGTGCCGGTCATGCCGGCCAGCTTCGGGTAGATGCGGAAATAGTTCTGGAAGGTGATGGAGGCGAGCGTCTGGTTCTCGCGCTGGATCGTCACCTTCTCCTTGGCCTCCAGCGCCTGATGCAGGCCCTCCGAATAGCGGCGGCCCTCCATCATGCGGCCGGTGAACTCGTCGATGATGATGACCTTGTCGTCCTTGACGATGTAGTCCTTGTCGCGCTGGAACAGCGTGTAGGCGCGCAACGCCTGCTGGGAATGGTGGACCAGCGCCACGTTCTGGATGTCGTACAGCCCGCCCGCCTTCAGCAGCCCGGCCTCGGCCAGAAGCTGCTCCATATGCTCCTGCCCGGCCTCGGACAGGCTGACCGTGCGGTTCTTCTCGTCCAACTCGTAGTCGTCCCGCGTCAGCTGCGGGATCAGGCGGTCGACCTGCACATACATTTCCGACGAGTCGGTGGACGGGCCGGAGATGATCAGCGGGGTGCGCGCCTCGTCGATCAGGATCGAGTCGACCTCGTCCACGATGGCGAAGTTGAAGGGCCGCTGGACCATGTCCTCCAGCCGGAACTTCATGTTGTCGCGCAGATAGTCGAAGCCGAATTCGTTGTTCGTGCCGTAGGTGATGTCGGCGGCGTAGGCGGCGCGGCGCTCCTCGTCGTCCAGCCCGTGCACGATGCAGCCGGTGGTCAGGCCGAGGAAGCCGTAGATGCGGCCCATCCAGGCGCTGTCGCGCGAGGCCAGATAGTCGTTCACGGTGACGACGTGGACGCCCTTGCCCTCCAGCGCGTTCAGATAGACGGCCAGCGTGGCGACCAGCGTCTTGCCCTCGCCGGTGCGCATCTCGGTGATCTTGCCCTGGTGCAGGACCATGCCGCCCATGAGCTGCACGTCGTAGTGCCGCTGCCCCAGCACGCGCTTGCCCGCCTCGCGCACGGTGGCGAAGGCGTCGGGCAGGATGGCGTCGAGCGTCTCGCCCTGCGACAGCCGGCCGCGCAGCCAATCGGTGCGGGCGCGCAGCGCGTCGTCGGAGAGCGCCGCCAACTCGGGCTCCAGCGCGTTGATCTGCTGGACGGATTTTTGCAGCGCCTTGACGGTGCGCGTGTTGGCGGTGCCGAAAATCTTGCGGGCGAGAGCACCGAACATGAAAACCTCGGGGGTGGAACGTCGTGAAGCCGGCTTTTTGACCGGTCTCACATAGGCCCGAAGCAAGTTTCTGTCAACGAGACCCGCCCCTTTGCCCGGCCCTTTGAGGGGGCATCGCGGGGGTGTCGGCCCTGCCGGGGGTGTGGATCGGCGTGTGGCACGCCCTGGAAGCACCACCGTTCCGCCGCCATATCGCCTTGAACACGGTCGAAGCAGGGCGTCATGGCCACGCATCACGACCGCTTGCCCCGCGCTGCGAACCCATGCTTAATCCCCCGCGGATTCGGGCGCGGGGCCGGATCGTCCGTACAGCCGCCGCCAATCATAAGACGTTCTGTCATGCCATTGACCGTGACAAGACACATCCGCCGGAAGGAAAAGACTCCATGGTGAATCGAGTGTTCCGCGCCGCCCTGCTGTCGATGGCCGCCTGCGGCCTCGCGCTGGCCGCACACGCCCAGACTCCGGCGCCGACTCCGGCTCCCGCGGCCACGCCCGCCCCCGCCGCTCAGGCCGCTCCCGCCCCGGCGGACGCCGATCCGGTGGTGGCGCGCGTCAACGGCGAGGCGGTCCACCGCTCCGACGTCCAGCGCATGGTCGCCCAGCTCCCGCCGCAGGTGCAGCAGATGCCGCTGGAGATGATCTACCCG from Azospirillum brasilense includes the following:
- a CDS encoding carbon-nitrogen hydrolase family protein — encoded protein: MSGVLKAACIQVNAGTEILPNLQAAGDLVRRARDAGADFIALPENVSMIVQGRAKVLERVKPADEHPAIPFFADLARETGVWLLAGTLGVLLDDGRVANRSYLFDAEGRAVAHYDKLHMFDVDLKGGESYRESATFRPGDRAVLAATPWGGVGMTVCYDLRFAYLYRALAQAGASILTVPAAFTVPTGRAHWHTLLRARAIETGCFVLAPAQTGTHDQGRLTYGHSLIVAPWGEVLADAEEAVGFVLAELDMARVEEARRMVPALTHDRTFTLERVGF
- a CDS encoding flagellar biosynthetic protein FliQ; this translates as MGIEEAIGATYEALIVIIKITTPVLVVTTVLGMLLTIFQQATNINESTLQQDLKIFATLAILFITGPAIYIALRDYTFVIFDRIAGLN
- a CDS encoding methyltransferase domain-containing protein, which translates into the protein MTTPDSMTVFDRALVRRRRDRAVPAFAEHAFLFEEVAERLVDRLEDVARPFPTVLDLGAHDGVMGRTLRGRKGVETLVACDLAPGFARRAGPLAVAADEELLPFVPETFDLVVSNLSLHWVNDLPGALVQVRQALKPDGFFCAAMLGGETLLELRRCLYEAEMEVAGGVSPRVSPFAEIRDVGGLMQRAGFALPVVDSDVITVTYSDAFRLMRDLRGMGETNAVLARRKVPATRALLFDAARRYAERYAEPDGRIEATFQILYLAGWSPHESQQQPLKPGCGEVPLGEALKGSAEKLR
- a CDS encoding ComF family protein, which produces MTLAQRLATRVLAGALDTLLPPRCLCCGGSVDRQGGLCAPCWSGLTFIAPPLCACCGTPFDFALEGEPLCGACIAEPPVFARARAVLAYDDGSRPLVLGFKHGDRVHAAAAYGGWMARAGAELLADADLLAPVPLHRLRLFRRRYNQAALLAQAAGRQAGRPVIPDMLIRRRSTPSQGGLDRSGRRRNVKGAFAVRPGLEPRVAGKRIVLVDDVLTTGATLSECARVLLRAGAERVDALTLARVVKT
- a CDS encoding sulfite exporter TauE/SafE family protein; translated protein: MDAHSALTLLDAGLNQCAVVIDRDGGLLVALLTAGLVGGSTHCAGMCGPFVLAQVTARLEQVPASRMSEFHRLAGAAVLPYHLGRGTTYTLIGAAAAAVAGHVGALPGLKWLSVALLAFAALFFLGYAVKGLTAWVPKLDGAVQRWWGDRVSRLARPLFGNPTGWRGYGLGLALGFIPCGLLYGAVAVAAASGSALTGALGMAAFALGTLPSLLAVGLAGHLAGRTWRSAVARAAPVIMVVNAGVLGWMAIRMIG
- a CDS encoding manganese efflux pump MntP family protein — encoded protein: MTATTLLLLGFSLSVDAFAAAIGKGAASERARLVDALRVGAYFGFFEAITPALGWMVGVAVSAWIASVDHWVAFGLLALVGGNMIRQGLRPETAPQSGEQPARKSQLGPMQLVLTALATSIDASAVGVSLAVVDVNIVQACVVIGLVTAVMAFGGVLIGRKAGPLLGRKAEILGGLALLGIGTKILVEHTLF
- a CDS encoding ankyrin repeat domain-containing protein; amino-acid sequence: MKRLLMLSLLALGLTAPIAAPALAQINLLEGPSMVKAVTSNDASALRLLLLKGENPNQVDASGRPVLLLAIGNGHPELVRLLLDGGANPNRADKAGNTPLHYAVEADTPEAVDLLLTKGAKVDQDNRQGITPLMTAARFGRVDLVERLLKAGAQADRTDFTGRTTLSWAQDSRNARVANLLRQAGAR
- the grxC gene encoding glutaredoxin 3; this translates as MADVVIYTTPFCPYCSRAKRLLDSKGVAYEEIDLYMQPGRREEMVQRAEGRMTVPQVFIDGKPYGGSDDIHALDRAGKLDPILGIGG